The Solea senegalensis isolate Sse05_10M linkage group LG9, IFAPA_SoseM_1, whole genome shotgun sequence genome has a segment encoding these proteins:
- the setd2 gene encoding histone-lysine N-methyltransferase SETD2 isoform X2, which produces MSFSMDTLLREEGSGTSVKVEGLSKAALIKSLSPRVMLSNHFLPKGTKTKVNLEDQGRQKVSFSFSQTKKPLQSLFFVPASPDKSVTEPLAALSQSPTNKGGQSTDGKTEQKQTPMVPISVTETPQTPVSPVTKLKPDLAKMHFKKQILSISVTEEKSVLPEDQHSTELPGFQKSASKKSVLPEDQHLTELPGLQKSASKKSVLPEDQHSTELLDLQKSASKTSVLPEDQHSTELLGLQKSASKNATEFPIPEPQNIVNVCLSESALIEASETRVSLCHKKPTASSGKVGDAFSSTEQNNKVSQRKTRSESDGDSVEMSSSRKSVDSKSKNSDSRIKEVKKSSSISHVEEKEKISSKWAENHERSSSYSKSDRDSRHTSSRSARSDKDRRRSRSRSRSRSRGSRTSSSHSRSERSRGDRGSRSERSYYHDSDRRSHRSSPRRERRSSRSRTDRTRDSSDSEDDHRKTRTRTSDSSRSSVHSSSHKESKTSYSKSEKAHKSLDSPHSSEMDRRTQSSKSERTSKRLSDSDSQRKWSPDLDPSYRKSSTHHKSKTDSKSSSFSMHTHSQTYEKFHKSSSSESEGDHRGKFQSSNRGSGSDEKSKNSLMKSSRPDSKHTTLSSSSANTTGYDRQSDDMVQSPEKALPCAAATYVSQSEKEKSDFNWDATERIDQHDREMVSCTEKHLQESSPKRPEESKLGLEDEKENVSNITSSESLKDVNAALENLTDVKDGLLSNNYTHVNSPAAVLGSCSSNDSIVCSQDKRVFDCSSGPMSLPDTADVPITHDVWQNTKPEIVELNTVDEQSDTGIPPKLESSHLESENQLICGLQSIDAVKKSSARKSRWDIVGQNTSESDLSQRAFSVENKPTVKKVISVKKIEFSKESNQQDCDIQDTIGEEAERHSTLVKQTEISKQQVCLDSMSMADKYKDQSEPSQATTRIDCCVLKPTSLQTMSMDGPLCIDDTSQVDTAANIKSWNGNDPHGKPMDTDKKSQLIKGASPQQDTLGGESEASDSDNSEYDSDCDEAIKRLHSVVVVPKNSSLTMATRNTGASCSPTNISELHSDNIAAHVNAPENSNQFGSQQRRGSSPSLFGETSDPCAGINDSSTSSMLCLSQSNMIDSTSHSEGSSTVSALPYIVGHISAHGSATDSARSLDDFRQHEQEQKRQSSSSRNEQMYSHYQRGELSNADNISDKNEVNLGWDFSQLEQPSSTYQQPDSSHGPQLSNTKLTENSLEEQEHRQSNALWNHQSPHMQTSRKPYLQAQEHYQDPAGEIHPDSLTNDHGDYSGDLQGHEISSNSRGSVVPDPPREDHFKPHRGRGPPKKRRPEIESDSDNEAEAGPAGKKERHGDFDISKETLVKAEVVLPSLALQDFQDASKWRDLAKSKKMPPYFDLIEENLYLTERKKSKSHRDIKRMQCECPMLSREERSKGAFSCGEDCLNRLLMIECSSRCLNGLYCSNRRFQMKQHADFDVILTEDKGWGLRAAKDLAPNTFVLEYCGEVLDHKEFKTRVKEYARNKNIHYYFMALKNNEIIDATLKGNCSRFMNHSCEPNCETQKWTVNGQLRVGFFTTKAVGAGTELTFDYQFQRYGKEAQKCFCGAPSCRGFLGGENRVSVRAAGGKMKKDRSRKSALTTVDEELEALLENGEGLYDEKQVVSLCRLMVRVETMEQKLTCLKLIRDTQNTSCLKQFLDHHGLSLLWIFMVELSEAKGNSANNVKLQLEIMTTLAVLPISTKNMLEESRVLTFIQRWAQTKTLPHPAEMDGYSSENTSRAQTPLNTPDGSSTKMGPELDADASKPAVYRRLKIISENSLDSALSDASKASDGKEEEEEEDDDDEEDESSNATHPDVKQLTAEPVCETAEPTKDTIEESEKEEKQEQTAMSTSSQDQPQTEELKDKMELEVEDMDIEKKEDTTDGLKDELQNESNETSDKQEGEGEQNSLVVTETTEMDSDQSAVKVLESESEPTNTEVADVSSVPPQEQMEVQIEMEEVDKAPLGNEAQPFESTSDAPPSVEIIEASMPLEVSVAPVDPSVIGTPSQDEEEGVSDVESERSQEPQLTALDICGMAARLLESWKDLKEVYRIPKKSQVEKEASDRSRDRETALTPRATSGSRERERERERERERDRDRDYDRDRDRDWDRDRERDRDRDRDRDRDRDRDRDRDRDRERDRDRDRGSDKTPRSTERRRRRSPSPPSSYDRSSRRTEERFDPSNSNKTPRGVGGKERNKLSTEERRKLFEQEVAQREAQKQQQLQQQQQQQQQQQQQQQQQQQQQQQQQQQQLQAMAYDPALAYVSSPGFITYPPGYPIQTFVDPTNPNAGKVLLPTPAIDPALSYEQTPPQHLISDMGLTSPSSTSQATPVSSLPQHITTTNLSTGNPQQYAQPAVATQDGGVAVLSVPAQTPPQVQSQQSYTTLWDPTTQQAVTLQTQPAQQYATAPAPPQTQTAIYYQGQPCQTIYSIPTAYPQANAPVIQAYTEPTASYLHGQPVYPGHQQGVVVQQGGTVTTIVTSQTVQQEMIVPNNVIDLPPPSPPKPKTIVLPPNWKVARDPEGKIYYYHIATRQTQWDPPTWEGSSDSTSVDHESEMDLGTPTYDENPSKFSTKTAEADTSSELAKKSKETFRKEMSQFIVQCLNPYRKPDCKLGRISNTEDFKHLARKLTHGVMNKELKACTNPEDLECNENVKHKTKEYIKKYMQRFGSVYRPKEDTDVY; this is translated from the exons ATGAGTTTCTCAATGGACACTTTACTCAG agaggaggggagTGGTACCTCG gTAAAGGTTGAGGGTCTATCCAAAGCAGCTCTAATCAAAAGCCTATCTCCTAGAGTGATGCTGTCCAACCATTTTTTGCCTAAAGGGACCAAAACCAAGGTCAACCTGGAGGATCAGGGTCGTCAGAAAGTGTCCTTCAGCTTCTCACAGACCAAGAAGCCACTGCAGAGCCTGTTCTTTGTTCCTGCCAGTCCTGACAAGTCTGTCACTGAACCTCTGGCTGCCTTGTCACAGTCACCCACAAACAAAGGAGGGCAGAGTACAGATGGCAAAACTGAACAAAAGCAGACACCCATGGTGCCAATATCAGTCACTGAGACACCTCAAACACCAGTCTCCCCAGTCACTAAATTGAAACCAGACTTGGCAAAGATGCATTTCAAGAAGCAAATTCTTAGTATTTCTGTGACTGAAGAGAAATCTGTTTTGCCAGAAGACCAGCATTCAACTGAATTACCGGGTTTTCAGAAGTCTGCAAGTAAGAAATCTGTTTTGCCAGAAGACCAGCATTTAACTGAGTTACCGGGTTTGCAGAAGTCTGCAAGTAAGAAATCTGTTTTGCCAGAAGACCAGCATTCAACTGAATTACTGGATTTGCAGAAGTCTGCAAGTAAGACATCTGTTTTGCCAGAAGACCAGCATTCAACTGAGTTACTGGGTTTGCAGAAGTCTGCAAGTAAGAATGCTACTGAATTCCCTATACCCGAGCCTCAGAATATTGTTAATGTTTGTCTATCTGAGAGTGCTCTCATTGAAGCCTCTGAGACGAGGGTATCCTTGTGCCACAAGAAGCCTACTGCCTCCTCAGGAAAAGTTGGAGATGCTTTCAGCAGTACTGAGCAGAATAACAAGGTATCCCAAAGGAAAACCAGGTCAGAATCTGATGGAGATTCAGTGGAGATGTCTTCCAGTCGCAAATCTGTTGATTCCAAAAGTAAAAACTCTGACAGCAGAATTAAAGAAGTAAAAAAGTCTTCCTCTATTTcacatgtggaggagaaggagaagattTCCTCAAAGTGGGCAGAGAATCATGAAAGATCTTCTAGTTATTCCAAATCAGACCGTGATTCTAGACACACATCATCTCGGTCAGCTCGATCAGACAAAGATCGCAGAAGGTCCAGGTCTAGGTCGCGATCACGATCACGAGGGTCTCGAACTAGTTCATCGCACTCGAGATCAGAGAGGtccagaggagacagaggatcACGCTCTGAAAGATCTTACTATCACGACTCTGACCGGAGATCACACAGGAGTTCACCACGCAGAGAGAGAAGGTCCTCTCGGTCTCGCACTGACAGAACTCGAGATAGTTCTGACTCAGAGGATGACCATAGAAAGACGAGGACAAGGACAAGCGATTCAAGTAGATCGTCTGTCCATTCTAGCTCTCATAAAGAGTCAAAGACATCCTATTCAAAATCTGAGAAAGCCCATAAATCTTTAGATTCTCCTCATTCTTCAGAGATGGATCGAAGGACACAATCATCAAAATCTGAAAGGACTTCAAAGCGATTATCAGACTCTGATTCCCAGCGTAAATGGTCTCCTGATCTGGACCCAAGTTACCGGAAATCTAGTACCCATCACAAGTCAAAGACCGACAGCAAATCCTCATCCTTCAGTATGCATACTCACTCCCAAACATATGAAAAATTCCATAAAAGTAGCTCCAGTGAGTCTGAAGGAGATCATAGGGGAAAATTCCAGTCGTCAAACAGAGGCTCTGGCTCAGATGAGAAGAGTAAAAACTCTTTAATGAAATCCAGTAGGCCGgactcaaaacacacaacactttcTAGTTCTTCTGCAAATACCACTGGATATGATAGACAATCAGATGATATGGTTCAGAGTCCTGAAAAGGCACTGCCCTGTGCAGCTGCCACATATGTTTCtcagagtgaaaaagaaaaatcagattTCAACTGGGACGCAACTGAACGTATTGATCAGCATGATAGAGAGATGGTTTCATGTactgaaaaacatttgcaaGAATCATCACCCAAAAGACCAGAAGAATCCAAATTAGGTCTTGAagatgagaaagaaaatgtctcaAATATAACATCAAGTGAAAGCCTAAAAGACGTAAATGCTGCCCTGGAAAACTTGACTGATGTGAAGGATGGCCTCTTGTCTAACAATTATACACATGTGAACTCTCCTGCAGCTGTTTTAGGCTCATGCAGTAGTAATGATAGTATAGTGTGCAGCCAGGACAAGAGAGTCTTTGACTGTTCATCAGGGCCAATGTCTCTACCTGATACCGCAGATGTACCCATCACACATGATGTATGGCAGAACACTAAACCAGAGATTGTTGAGCTGAATACAGTTGATGAGCAGTCTGACACAGGTATACCACCTAAATTGGAGTCATCACATCTTGAATCTGAGAACCAGCTAATATGTGGCCTGCAAAGTATTGATGCTGTTAAAAAGAGCAGTGCCAGGAAGTCTCGGTGGGATATTGTTGGGCAGAATACTTCTGAGAGTGATCTTTCACAGAGGGCATTCAGTgtagagaataaacctactgtTAAAAAAGTAATATCTGTCAAAAAGATAGAGTTTTCTAAAGAGAGTAACCAACAAGACTGTGACATTCAAGATACTATTggagaagaagctgaaagacaTTCCACACTGGTCAAGCAGACTGAGATCTCTAAGCAGCAGGTTTGCTTAGACAGCATGTCCATGGCTGATAAATACAAAGACCAAAGTGAGCCATCACAAGCAACAACCAGGATTGACTGCTGTGTCTTAAAACCGACTTCTCTTCAAACAATGAGTATGGATGGGCCTCTGTGCATAGATGATACATCACAGGTTGATACAGCTGCAAATATTAAGAGTTGGAACGGAAATGATCCTCATGGAAAACCAATGGATActgataaaaaaagtcaattgaTCAAGGGAGCATCACCTCAACAGGATACATTAGGAGGAGAGAGCGAGGCCAGTGATAGTGACAACTCAGAATACGACTCAGATTGTGATGAGGCTATAAAGCGATTGCACTCTGTGGTGGTGGTCCCAAAAAATTCTTCTCTTACAATGGCTACACGGAACACTGGAGCTTCATGCAGTCCTACAAATATTTCTGAGCTGCACAGCGATAATATAGCAGCTCATGTTAATGCCCCTGAAAACTCAAATCAATTTGGCTCCCAACAAAGGCGAGGTAGCTCTCCCAGTCTATTTGGGGAGACCAGTGATCCATGTGCTGGTATAAATGACTCATCCACCAGCAGTATGTTGTGTCTGTCCCAGAGTAATATGATTGATAGTACCAGTCACTCAGAAGGTTCCAGCACTGTCAGTGCCCTGCCTTACATAGTTGGCCACATCAGTGCGCACGGAAGTGCCACAGATTCTGCCCGCAGTCTTGATGATTTCCGACAACATGAACAAGAGCAGAAACGGCAAAGTTCAAGCAGCAGAAATGAACAGATGTACTCCCATTATCAACGTGGGGAGTTGTCAAATGCTGACAATATCAGTGACAAGAATGAAGTAAACCTGGGTTGGGATTTTTCACAACTAGAGCAGCCAAGCAGTACATACCAACAACCTGATAGCAGTCATGGGCCACAGTTATCAAATACCAAACTGACAGAAAATTCTCTTGAGGAACAGGAGCACAGGCAGAGTAATGCTTTGTGGAACCATCAATCCCCACACATGCAGACCAGCAGGAAACCCTACCTCCAAGCACAAGAACATTATCAGGATCCTGCAGGTGAAATCCATCCTGATTCCCTAACGAATGACCATGGTGACTACAGTGGGGATTTACAGGGGCACGAAATAAGTAGTAACAGCAGGGGTTCTGTTGTCCCTGACCCTCCAAGAGAAGACCATTTTAAACCTCACAGAGGCAGAGGGCCACCCAAAAAAAGACGCCCAGAGATTGAGTCTGATTCAGACAATGAGGCAGAGGCTGGGCCAGCAGGCAAAAAGGAGCGCCACGGTGATTTTGACATCTCGAAGGAAACGCTTGTCAAAGCTGAGGTGGTCCTTCCATCACTCGCTCTGCAGGACTTTCAAGATGCCAGTAAATGGAGAGACCTGGCCAAGTCAAAAAAGATGCCTCCTTACTTTGACTTGATCGAGGAGAATCTATACTTGACTGAGAG AAAGAAGAGCAAATCTCATCGAGATATCAAGAGAATGCAGTGTGAGTGTCCAATGCTGTCGAGAGAGGAACGTTCAAAGGGAGCATTCTCATGCGGGGAAGACTGTTTAAACCGGCTGCTGATGATTGAGTG CTCATCACGGTGTCTGAATGGACTGTACTGCTCCAATCGACGGTTTCAGATGAAACAACATGCAGACTTTGACGTTATCCTCACAGAAGATAAAGGTTGGGGACTGCGTGCTGCTAAAGACCTGGCTCC AAACACCTTTGTGCTGGAATACTGTGGTGAGGTCTTGGACCACAAGGAGTTCAAAACCAGAGTGAAAGAATACGCTCGCAATAAAAACATCCATTATTACTTCatggctttaaaaaacaatgag ATCATTGATGCAACACTGAAGGGTAACTGCTCTCGGTTTATGAACCACAGCTGTGAGCCCAACTGTGAGACTCAAAAG TGGACTGTTAATGGTCAGCTTAGAGTTGGGTTCTTCACCACCAAGGCTGTCGGTGCTGGAACTGAACTGACATTTGATTATCAGTTCCAGAGATACGG CAAAGAGGCACAGAAATGCTTCTGTGGTGCACCCAGCTGCAGAGGCTTCCTGGGTGGAGAGAACAGAGTCAGTGTTCGAGCTGCTGGAGGGAAGATGAAGAAAGACCGTAGTCGAAAGAGTGCTCTCACCACA GTCGATGAGGAACTGGAAGCATTACTGGAGAATGGAGAAGGCCTGTATGATGAGAAACAGGTGGTGTCTCTCTGCAGGCTAATGGTCCGAGTGGAAACCATGGAGCAGAAACTCACATGTCTCAAGCTCATAAGA gaTACTCAAAATACATCATGCCTAAAACAATTCTTGGACCATCATGGATTGTCTTTGCTGTGGATCTTCATGGTGGAGCTTTCCGAAGCTAAAGGCAACAGTGCCAATAATGTCAAATTACAGTTAGAG ATTATGACGACCCTGGCTGTCCTTCCGATCTCAACTAAGAACATGTTGGAGGAGAGTAGAGTCCTGACCTTTATTCAGCGTTGGGCCCAAACAAAAACTCTCCCTCACCCTGCTGAGATGGATGGCTACTCCAGTGAGAACACCTCCCGTGCTCAAACACCCCTCAACACTCCTGATGGTTCCTCCACCAAAATGGGACCAGAATTGGATGCCGACGCCTCCAAACCTGCTGTGTACCGCCGCCTTAAAATCATCAGTGAAAACAGTCTGGACAGTGCACTATCTGATGCCAGCAAAGCTTCTGatgggaaggaggaggaggaggaagaagacgatgatgatgaagaagatgaatcCTCAAATGCAACACATCCGGACGTCAAACAACTAACAGCAGAACCAGTGTGTGAAACTGCAGAACCAACAAAAGATACAATTGAAGAgtcagagaaggaggagaaacaggAACAAACAGCAATGTCCACTAGCAGCCAGGACCAACCTCAAACTGAGGAGCTAAAAGACAAAATGGAGTTGGAAGTGGAGGATATGGACATTGAGAAGAAAGAGGACACAACTGATGGTCTGAAGGATGAACTTCAGAATGAGTCAAATGAAACGAGTGACAAACAGGAAGGAGAAGGGGAACAAAACAGTCTGGTTGTGACAGAAACAACTGAAATGGATAGTGACCAGTCTGCTGTAAAGGTTCTAGAGTCAGAGAGTGAGCCCACCAATACAGAAGTTGCTGATGTTTCATCTGTGCCACCACAAGAGCAGATGGAAGTCCAGATTGAGATGGAAGAGGTTGACAAAGCTCCTCTTGGCAATGAAGCACAACCTTTTGAATCTACTTCTGATGCCCCCCCAAGTGTTGAGATCATAGAGGCCAGTATGCCCTTGGAGGTATCAGTGGCCCCCGTGGACCCATCAGTGATAGGAACTCCTTCTCAGGATGAAGAGGAAGGTGTCTCAGATGTAGAGAGTGAGAGGAGTCAAGAGCCCCAGCTCACTGCTTTGGACATTTGTGGCATGGCTGCCAGGCTTCTGGAAAGCTGGAAGGATCTAAAG GAGGTGTACAGAATACCAAAGAAGAGTCAGGTGGAAAAGGAGGCAAGTG ATCGCAGCCGAGATCGAGAGACAGCTTTAACACCACGCGCCACGTCTGGTAGCCGAGAACGTGAAAGGGAgcgtgagagggagagagagcgtgacagagacagagattaTGACAGAGATCGAGATCGAGACtgggacagggacagagagagggatcGCGATCGGGACCGAGATCGTGATCGTGATAGAGATCGTGATCGTGATCGGGACCGAGATCGGGAAAGAGACCGCGATCGAGATCGAGGCTCTGACAAAACTCCCCGCAGCACTGAAAGGCGGAGAAGACGCTCTCCTTCCCCACCATCATCTTATGACAGGAGCAGCCGACGCACTGAGGAACG gtttgatCCATCTAACAGCAACAAGACACCAAGGGGAGTTGGTGGCAAAGAGCGCAACAAGTTGTCGACAGAGGAACGCAGAAAACTCTTTGAGCAGGAGGTTGCTCAGAGGGAAGcccagaaacaacaacaacttcagcagcagcagcagcaacagcagcagcagcagcagcagcagcaacaacagcagcagcagcagcagcagcagcagcaacaacaactacaagCTATGGCTTATGACCCTGCTCTAGCCTACGTCTCCAGCCCTGGCTTCATCACTTACCCCCCTGGATATCCCATCCAGACCTTTGTGGATCCCACCAACCCAAATGCAGGTAAAGTGTTGCTCCCCACTCCTGCAATTGATCCTGCCTTGAGCTATGAACAGACTCCTCCTCAGCATCTCATCTCAGATATGGGACTGACCTCTCCATCCTCCACTTCCCAAGCTACTCCAGTTTCCAGTCTTCCTCAGcacatcaccaccaccaacctctcAACTGGAAACCCTCAGCAGTATGCCCAGCCAGCTGTAGCAACGCAGGATGGAGGTGTAGCTGTCCTCTCTGTTCCGGCCCAAACACCCCCTCAGGTACAGAGCCAGCAGAGCTACACCACTCTTTGGGACCCCACCACTCAGCAAGCTGTGACTTTGCAGACCCAGCCAGCGCAACAGTATGCCACAGCTCCAGCACCACCCCAAACACAGACCGCTATCTATTACCAAGGCCAGCCATGCCAAACTATCTACAGTATCCCTACTGCCTACCCACAGGCTAACGCTCCAGTCATACAG GCATACACTGAACCCACAGCCAGCTACCTACATGGCCAGCCAGTGTATCCTGGCCATCAACAAGGAGTGGTGGTGCAGCAGGGAGGCACCGTCACTACAATTGTTACATCCCAAACTGTGCAACAG GAAATGATTGTACCCAACAATGTGATCGACCTTCCTCCACCATCTCCCCCCAAACCCAAAACTATTGTCCTACCTCCCAACTGGAAAGTGGCTCGGGACCCTGAGGGCAAGATCTACTACTACCATATTGCCACCAG GCAAACACAGTGGGACCCTCCAACATGGGAAGGAAGTAGCGATAGCACTAGTGTGGACCATGAATCTGAGATGGACCTGGGAACACCAACGTATGACGAGAATCCCTCCAAG TTTTCCACAAAGACGGCTGAAGCAGACACCTCAAGTGAACTGGCTAAAAAGAGTAAAGAGACGTTTCGCAAAGAG atgtccCAGTTCATCGTGCAGTGTTTAAATCCTTATCGAAAGCCAGACTGCAAATTGGGACGCATCAGCAACACTGAAGACTTCAAACACCTGGCTAGAAAG CTCACACACGGAGTTATGAATAAAGAGCTGAAGGCTTGCACCAATCCTGAGGACCTTGAGTGTAACGAGAATGTGAAGCACAAGACCAAGGAGTACATCAAGAAGTACATGCAGAGGTTCGGCTCCGTGTACAGGCCGAAGGAGGACACAGACGTGTACTAG